The Georgenia sp. TF02-10 genome window below encodes:
- the aceB gene encoding malate synthase A produces METATTLQTPAGLEITGPVGPRYEEILSPQALELIVRLHRALDDRRLDLLRARERRIAELAAGGTLDFLPETAEIRADESWQVAPPAPGLVDRRVEITGPTDRKMTINALNSGAKAWLADFEDASTPRWDAVVEGQLNLLDALNRTIDFTAPDTGKEYRLRPDEELPTIIVRPRGWHLPEKHITVDGRRTSGALVDFALYLATAGRRQIEKGRGPYFYLPKMESHLEARLWNDAFVLAQDFLGIPRGTIRATVLIETYPAAFEMEEILYELREHSAGLNAGRWDYMFSVIKSFRTRGSDFLLPDRNAVTMTVPFMRAYTELLVRTCHRRGAHAIGGMAAFIPAKDPEVNEAAFAKVRADKAREAADGFDGSWVAHPGMVELCKEVFTEVLGDRPNQIDRTREDVHVTAAQLLDVAATPGDVTEAGLRNNISVGIQYLAAWLNGQGAVAIFNLMEDAATAEISRSQVWQWLHSSVTLADTGAQVTKDLVERLVDEEVAALPGDAADYADARATFLQVAVADDYADFLTLPAYERMP; encoded by the coding sequence ATGGAGACTGCGACGACGCTGCAGACCCCTGCCGGGCTGGAGATCACCGGTCCGGTGGGCCCCCGGTACGAGGAGATCCTCAGCCCGCAGGCGCTGGAGCTGATCGTCCGGCTCCACCGCGCCCTGGACGACCGCCGGCTGGACCTGCTCCGGGCACGCGAGCGGCGGATCGCCGAGCTGGCCGCCGGCGGCACGCTGGACTTCCTGCCCGAGACCGCCGAGATCCGGGCGGACGAGTCCTGGCAGGTCGCCCCGCCCGCCCCCGGGCTGGTGGACCGGCGGGTGGAGATCACCGGCCCGACCGACCGGAAGATGACGATCAACGCCCTCAACTCCGGCGCCAAGGCCTGGCTGGCCGACTTCGAGGACGCGAGCACCCCGCGGTGGGACGCCGTCGTGGAGGGCCAGCTCAACCTGCTCGACGCCCTGAACCGGACCATCGACTTCACCGCCCCAGACACGGGCAAGGAGTACCGGCTGCGCCCGGACGAGGAGCTGCCGACCATCATCGTCCGGCCCCGGGGGTGGCACCTGCCGGAGAAGCACATCACCGTCGACGGCCGGCGCACGTCCGGCGCCCTGGTCGACTTCGCCCTGTACCTGGCGACGGCGGGCCGCCGGCAGATCGAGAAGGGCCGTGGGCCGTACTTCTACCTGCCGAAGATGGAGTCCCACCTCGAGGCGCGGCTGTGGAACGACGCGTTCGTTCTGGCGCAGGACTTCCTCGGCATCCCCCGGGGTACGATCCGGGCCACGGTGCTCATCGAGACCTACCCGGCCGCGTTCGAGATGGAGGAGATCCTCTACGAGCTGCGGGAGCACTCCGCCGGGCTCAACGCCGGCCGGTGGGACTACATGTTCTCCGTCATCAAGTCCTTCCGGACCCGCGGGTCCGACTTCCTGCTGCCCGACCGCAACGCGGTGACGATGACCGTCCCGTTCATGCGGGCGTACACCGAGCTGCTCGTGCGCACCTGCCACCGGCGCGGCGCGCACGCGATCGGCGGGATGGCCGCCTTCATCCCGGCCAAGGACCCCGAGGTCAACGAGGCGGCCTTCGCCAAGGTCCGCGCCGACAAGGCGCGGGAGGCCGCCGACGGGTTCGACGGGTCCTGGGTCGCCCACCCCGGGATGGTCGAGCTCTGCAAGGAGGTCTTCACCGAGGTCCTGGGCGACCGGCCGAACCAGATCGACCGCACGCGCGAGGACGTCCACGTCACGGCCGCCCAGCTGCTCGACGTCGCGGCCACCCCCGGCGACGTCACCGAGGCCGGCCTGCGCAACAACATCTCGGTCGGGATCCAGTACCTCGCCGCGTGGCTGAACGGGCAGGGGGCGGTGGCGATCTTCAACCTCATGGAGGACGCGGCCACCGCCGAGATCTCCCGGTCCCAGGTCTGGCAGTGGCTGCACAGCTCGGTGACCCTGGCCGACACCGGTGCCCAGGTCACCAAGGACCTGGTCGAGCGCCTCGTGGATGAGGAGGTCGCCGCGCTCCCAGGCGACGCGGCCGACTACGCCGACGCGCGCGCGACCTTCTTGCAGGTCGCCGTGGCCGACGACTACGCCGACTTCCTCACCCTGCCCGCCTACGAGCGCATGCCCTGA
- a CDS encoding DoxX family protein — protein MATPTVPRTAPAGRTMYQEEIVTSGAARKVLAIGRIIIGWTFLWAFLDKTFGLGFMTPSEGAWINGGTPAQGFIKGIEGPFHGFFQIFANPFGDWLFQLGLLGIGVAMMLGAGLKIAAVAGTLLLAFMYLAELPLVLGGTNPITDSHWIEAMLLIISAVTLAGDTWGLGKWWAGKVGNNWLR, from the coding sequence ATGGCCACCCCGACAGTCCCCCGGACGGCACCCGCCGGGCGGACGATGTACCAGGAGGAGATCGTCACCTCCGGCGCCGCGCGCAAGGTCCTCGCCATCGGCCGCATCATCATCGGCTGGACGTTCCTGTGGGCCTTCCTCGACAAGACGTTCGGCCTGGGCTTCATGACCCCCAGCGAGGGGGCGTGGATCAACGGCGGAACCCCCGCCCAGGGGTTCATCAAGGGCATCGAGGGCCCGTTCCACGGGTTCTTCCAGATCTTCGCGAACCCGTTCGGTGACTGGCTCTTCCAGCTCGGCCTGCTCGGCATCGGGGTCGCGATGATGCTGGGCGCGGGCCTGAAGATCGCCGCCGTCGCCGGCACGCTGCTCCTGGCGTTCATGTACCTCGCGGAGCTGCCCCTGGTCCTCGGCGGCACCAACCCCATCACCGACTCGCACTGGATCGAGGCGATGCTGCTCATCATCTCGGCGGTCACCCTCGCGGGCGACACCTGGGGCCTCGGCAAGTGGTGGGCCGGCAAGGTCGGCAACAACTGGCTCCGCTGA
- the gatB gene encoding Asp-tRNA(Asn)/Glu-tRNA(Gln) amidotransferase subunit GatB encodes MSTQTTADLVDYDDAVSRYDPVLGIEVHVELGTASKMFDGAPASFGADPNTQITPVSLGLPGALPVVNARAVEYAVRIGLALNCAIAESCRFARKNYFYPDVPKNFQTSQYDEPIAADGYLDVELADGTTVRVEIERAHMEEDAGKNTHVGGADGRIHGAAYSLVDYNRAGIPLVEIVTRPITGAGTRAPEVARAYVSALRDIFRTLGVSEARMERGNVRADVNVSLRPAPDAPLGTRTETKNVNSFRSIERAVRYEISRQAAVLDAGGSVVQETRHWHEEDGTTSPGRVKSDAEDYRYFPEPDLVPLAPERAWVERLRAELPELPAVRRRRLQAEWGYADAEMRDVVNAGALDLIGATVAAGARPDAARKWWMGELARIAKADGTALEELAITPGQVAELAALVESGRLTDKLARQVLAGVLAGEGSPAEVVTARGLEVVSDDGALEAAVEEALAANPDVVEKIRGGKVQAAGAIVGAVMKATRGKADAARVREILMARVG; translated from the coding sequence ATGAGCACCCAGACGACCGCGGACCTCGTCGACTACGACGACGCCGTCAGCCGCTACGACCCGGTGCTGGGCATCGAGGTGCACGTCGAGCTCGGCACGGCGTCGAAGATGTTCGACGGCGCCCCCGCCAGCTTCGGTGCCGACCCCAACACCCAGATCACCCCGGTCTCCCTCGGGCTGCCCGGCGCGCTGCCGGTGGTCAACGCCCGGGCGGTGGAGTACGCCGTGCGGATCGGCCTGGCGCTGAACTGCGCCATCGCCGAGAGCTGCCGGTTCGCCCGGAAGAACTACTTCTACCCGGACGTGCCGAAGAACTTCCAGACCTCCCAGTACGACGAGCCGATCGCCGCCGACGGGTACCTGGACGTCGAGCTCGCCGACGGCACCACCGTCCGGGTGGAGATCGAGCGGGCCCACATGGAGGAGGACGCCGGCAAGAACACCCACGTCGGCGGCGCGGACGGGCGCATCCACGGCGCGGCCTACTCCCTGGTGGACTACAACCGGGCCGGCATCCCGCTGGTGGAGATCGTCACCCGGCCGATCACCGGCGCCGGGACGCGGGCGCCGGAGGTGGCCCGGGCGTACGTCTCGGCGCTGCGGGACATCTTCCGCACCCTCGGGGTGTCCGAGGCCCGGATGGAGCGCGGCAACGTGCGCGCCGACGTCAACGTCTCCCTGCGCCCGGCCCCGGACGCCCCGCTCGGCACCCGCACCGAGACCAAGAACGTCAACTCCTTCCGCTCCATCGAGCGGGCCGTCCGGTACGAGATCTCCCGGCAGGCGGCGGTGCTGGACGCCGGCGGGTCGGTGGTCCAGGAGACCCGGCACTGGCACGAGGAGGACGGGACGACGTCGCCCGGCCGGGTGAAGTCCGACGCGGAGGACTACCGGTACTTCCCCGAGCCGGACCTCGTCCCGCTGGCGCCGGAGCGGGCGTGGGTCGAGCGGCTCCGCGCCGAGCTGCCCGAGCTGCCGGCCGTGCGCCGGCGCCGGCTGCAGGCCGAGTGGGGCTACGCCGACGCCGAGATGCGCGACGTGGTCAACGCCGGCGCGCTGGACCTCATCGGGGCCACGGTCGCTGCCGGCGCCCGCCCGGACGCCGCCCGGAAGTGGTGGATGGGCGAGCTCGCCCGGATCGCCAAGGCCGACGGCACCGCGCTGGAGGAGCTGGCCATCACCCCCGGGCAGGTGGCCGAGCTCGCCGCCCTGGTGGAGTCCGGCCGGCTCACCGACAAGCTCGCCCGGCAGGTCCTCGCCGGCGTGCTGGCCGGGGAGGGGTCGCCGGCGGAGGTGGTCACCGCCCGCGGGCTGGAGGTGGTCTCCGACGACGGCGCCCTCGAGGCCGCCGTCGAGGAGGCCCTCGCCGCCAACCCGGACGTGGTGGAGAAGATCCGCGGCGGCAAGGTCCAGGCCGCCGGTGCGATCGTCGGGGCGGTCATGAAGGCCACCCGCGGCAAGGCGGACGCGGCCCGCGTCCGCGAGATCCTGATGGCCCGGGTGGGCTGA
- the gatA gene encoding Asp-tRNA(Asn)/Glu-tRNA(Gln) amidotransferase subunit GatA, translated as MTDLTRRTAADLAALLCTGEVSSVEVTQAHLDRIAAVDGAVHAFLHVNAEEALAAAADVDARRAAGEELAELAGVPVAVKDVVVTKGQVTTAASRILEGWVPPYDATVVARLRAAGLPILGKTNMDEFAMGSSTEHSAFGPTRNPWDLGRIPGGSGGGSAAAVAAHEAPLAIGTDTGGSIRQPAAVTGTVGVKPTYGGVSRYGLIALASSLDQAGPVTRTVTDAALLHEVIGGHDPLDSTSLTDPVTGLVDAARTGDLAGLRVGIVTELGGAGYQPGVRARFEEAVALLAGAGAEVVEVSCPSFDYALAAYYLIMPAEASSNLARFDGMRFGLRVEPADGPVTAERVMAATRGAGFGDEVKRRIVLGTHALSAGYFDAYYGSAQKVRTLIQRDFAAAFARADVLVSPTAPTTAFRFGEKLDDPMAMYLNDVATIPANLAGVPGLSLPAGLGEDGLPVGVQILAPARQDATLYRVGGALERLLTDTWGGPILAQAPDLEVAPR; from the coding sequence ATGACCGACCTGACCCGGCGCACCGCCGCCGACCTCGCCGCCCTGCTGTGCACCGGGGAGGTCTCCAGCGTGGAGGTGACCCAGGCCCACCTGGACCGAATCGCCGCCGTCGACGGCGCCGTGCACGCCTTCCTGCACGTCAACGCCGAGGAGGCGCTCGCCGCCGCCGCCGACGTCGACGCCCGCCGCGCCGCAGGGGAGGAGCTGGCCGAGCTCGCCGGGGTCCCGGTGGCGGTCAAGGACGTCGTGGTGACCAAGGGGCAGGTGACCACCGCCGCCTCAAGGATCCTGGAGGGCTGGGTCCCGCCCTACGACGCCACCGTGGTGGCCCGGCTCCGCGCGGCCGGACTGCCGATCCTCGGCAAGACCAACATGGACGAGTTCGCGATGGGCTCCTCCACCGAGCACTCGGCGTTCGGCCCGACCCGCAATCCCTGGGACCTCGGCCGTATCCCGGGCGGCTCCGGCGGCGGGTCCGCGGCCGCCGTCGCCGCCCACGAGGCGCCGCTGGCGATCGGCACCGACACCGGCGGCTCGATCCGCCAGCCCGCCGCGGTCACCGGCACGGTCGGGGTCAAGCCGACCTACGGCGGGGTCTCCCGCTACGGCCTGATCGCCCTGGCCTCCTCCCTCGACCAGGCCGGCCCGGTCACCCGGACGGTGACCGACGCGGCGCTGCTGCACGAGGTCATCGGCGGGCACGACCCGCTGGACTCCACCTCCCTCACCGACCCGGTCACCGGGCTCGTCGACGCCGCGCGCACCGGGGACCTGGCCGGGCTGCGGGTCGGCATCGTCACCGAGCTCGGCGGCGCCGGCTACCAGCCCGGGGTGCGGGCCCGGTTCGAGGAGGCGGTGGCGCTGCTGGCCGGGGCCGGCGCGGAGGTCGTGGAGGTCTCCTGCCCGAGCTTCGACTACGCCCTGGCCGCCTACTACCTGATCATGCCGGCCGAGGCCTCCTCCAACCTGGCCCGGTTCGACGGCATGCGCTTCGGCCTGCGGGTCGAGCCCGCCGACGGGCCGGTCACCGCCGAGCGCGTCATGGCGGCCACCCGCGGCGCCGGGTTCGGCGACGAGGTCAAGCGGCGGATCGTGCTCGGCACCCACGCCCTGTCCGCCGGGTACTTCGACGCCTACTACGGCTCGGCCCAGAAGGTCCGCACCCTCATCCAGCGCGACTTCGCCGCCGCGTTCGCCCGCGCGGACGTGCTGGTCTCCCCGACGGCGCCCACCACCGCGTTCCGCTTCGGCGAGAAGCTCGACGACCCGATGGCGATGTACCTCAACGACGTCGCGACCATCCCCGCCAACCTCGCCGGCGTCCCCGGGCTGTCCCTGCCCGCCGGGCTCGGCGAGGACGGGCTGCCGGTCGGCGTCCAGATCCTCGCCCCGGCCCGGCAGGACGCGACGCTGTACCGGGTGGGCGGGGCGCTGGAGCGGCTCCTGACCGACACCTGGGGCGGGCCGATCCTCGCCCAGGCCCCCGACCTGGAGGTGGCACCCCGATGA
- the gatC gene encoding Asp-tRNA(Asn)/Glu-tRNA(Gln) amidotransferase subunit GatC, giving the protein MSTISADEVARVAALARIELTAEEVERLAGELDVIATAVARVSEVATPEVPATSHPIPLTNVMRADEVVEPLDLDAVLAAAPAAQDGMFRVPQILGEDA; this is encoded by the coding sequence ATGTCCACCATCTCTGCCGACGAGGTCGCGCGGGTCGCGGCCCTGGCCCGGATCGAGCTGACCGCGGAGGAGGTCGAGCGCCTGGCCGGGGAGCTCGACGTCATCGCCACCGCCGTCGCCCGGGTCAGCGAGGTCGCCACGCCCGAGGTGCCCGCCACCTCCCACCCCATCCCGCTGACCAACGTCATGCGCGCGGACGAGGTGGTCGAGCCGCTCGACCTCGACGCCGTCCTGGCCGCCGCCCCCGCCGCGCAGGACGGCATGTTCCGGGTGCCGCAGATCCTCGGGGAGGACGCATGA
- a CDS encoding pilus assembly protein CpaE → MISVTLARQLADAGLAWRPEPGDRFTIDKPDLLGEVFTLADFTVEVHRFPTGTILGFNGTTEWALDSVALEETLWLPREDQLRELLGGTFRGLDRDDGEFRVTTVPPGSAPSPHEHAAAEAADAYALALLDLIARSAE, encoded by the coding sequence GTGATCTCCGTGACGCTCGCCCGCCAGCTCGCCGACGCCGGCCTGGCCTGGCGGCCGGAGCCGGGCGACCGGTTCACCATCGACAAGCCAGACCTCCTCGGGGAGGTGTTCACCCTCGCCGACTTCACCGTCGAGGTGCACCGGTTCCCCACCGGCACCATCCTCGGGTTCAACGGCACGACGGAGTGGGCGCTGGACTCCGTGGCACTGGAGGAGACGCTGTGGCTGCCCCGCGAGGACCAGCTGCGCGAGCTCCTCGGCGGCACCTTCCGGGGCCTGGACCGGGACGACGGCGAGTTCCGGGTCACCACGGTCCCGCCCGGGTCCGCGCCCTCGCCCCACGAGCACGCCGCCGCCGAGGCCGCCGACGCCTACGCCCTGGCCCTGCTCGACCTGATCGCACGGTCGGCGGAGTAG
- a CDS encoding phosphatidylserine/phosphatidylglycerophosphate/cardiolipin synthase family protein yields MRLAQRFGRALPLRAWLRSRRLWQMVRLYLAFAAGVQLAAVGAVVAVDELRKRREPPRGEFPRTPPETLPVADSTVTVFTFGDDLYADMLETIRSAQQTIYFETFIWKSDDVGQRFKDELLAAARRGVEVFVVFDSWGNLVVPPSFKRFPDLPHLHVLRFPLLRTGLLTLNLRNTGREHRKVLVVDGRVGYLGGYNIGSLYATQWRDTHLRVDGPSTWELENAFVDFWNHHRKRHHPELPDRGARSWDARIRTAQNVPARLLFPVRWTYLEAIDRAEHTIYITQGYFIPDREILHGLVTAARRGVDVRVLIPEYSNHIVADWAARSYYAELLQAGVTLWLYQGAMVHAKTMTVDGRWTTVGTTNIDRMSMTGNFEINLELFDDGLAAHMERVFATDLTNARQLTTAEWEQRGMLPRLGERLLKPLGPLL; encoded by the coding sequence ATGAGGCTCGCCCAGCGATTCGGTCGCGCCCTCCCGCTCCGGGCCTGGCTGCGCTCCCGGCGCCTCTGGCAGATGGTGCGCCTGTACCTGGCCTTCGCGGCGGGGGTCCAGCTGGCCGCCGTCGGCGCCGTGGTCGCCGTCGACGAGCTGCGCAAGCGCCGCGAGCCGCCGCGGGGAGAGTTCCCCCGCACGCCGCCGGAGACGCTGCCCGTGGCGGACTCCACGGTCACGGTCTTCACCTTCGGCGACGACCTTTACGCGGACATGCTGGAGACGATCAGGTCGGCGCAGCAGACGATCTACTTCGAGACGTTCATCTGGAAGTCCGACGACGTGGGCCAGCGGTTCAAGGACGAGCTGCTGGCCGCCGCCCGGCGCGGGGTGGAGGTGTTCGTCGTCTTCGACAGCTGGGGCAACCTCGTCGTCCCGCCGTCGTTCAAGCGGTTCCCGGACCTGCCCCACCTGCACGTGCTCCGCTTCCCGCTGCTCCGCACCGGCCTGCTCACCCTCAACCTGCGCAACACCGGGCGGGAGCACCGCAAGGTGCTGGTGGTGGACGGCCGGGTCGGGTACCTGGGCGGGTACAACATCGGCTCGCTCTACGCCACCCAGTGGCGGGACACCCACCTGCGGGTGGACGGCCCCTCCACCTGGGAGCTGGAGAACGCCTTCGTCGACTTCTGGAACCACCACCGCAAGCGCCACCACCCCGAGCTCCCGGACCGGGGGGCCAGGTCGTGGGACGCGCGGATCCGCACGGCCCAGAACGTGCCCGCCCGGCTGCTGTTCCCGGTGCGCTGGACCTACCTGGAGGCCATCGACCGGGCCGAGCACACCATCTACATCACCCAGGGCTACTTCATCCCGGACCGGGAGATCCTGCACGGCCTCGTCACCGCCGCCCGGCGGGGGGTGGACGTCCGGGTGCTCATCCCGGAGTACTCCAACCACATCGTGGCCGACTGGGCCGCCCGCTCGTACTACGCCGAGCTGCTGCAGGCCGGGGTCACCCTCTGGCTCTACCAGGGGGCCATGGTGCACGCCAAGACGATGACCGTGGACGGGCGCTGGACAACGGTCGGGACGACGAACATCGACCGGATGTCGATGACCGGCAACTTCGAGATCAACCTCGAGCTGTTCGACGACGGGCTGGCCGCCCACATGGAGCGGGTGTTCGCCACCGACCTGACCAACGCCCGCCAGCTGACGACGGCCGAGTGGGAGCAGCGCGGGATGCTCCCGCGGCTCGGCGAGCGCCTGCTCAAGCCGCTCGGCCCACTGCTCTGA
- a CDS encoding GNAT family N-acetyltransferase: MLDTSRIVVDPARPADLDRIGEIGVNAFEAAQLLSADYAAVLCDVATRASDAVVLVARDGSEVLGSVTLATAGGRYADLARPGEVEVRMLAVDPAAQGRGAGEALLRAAIRWAAEHGHDALVLSVVSTDGPGTPHRLYERLGFRRDVGRDYVGDWESHPQMWCYRRPV; this comes from the coding sequence GTGCTCGACACCTCCCGCATCGTCGTCGACCCTGCACGTCCCGCCGATCTCGACCGCATCGGGGAGATCGGGGTGAACGCCTTCGAGGCCGCGCAGCTCCTCAGCGCCGACTACGCGGCCGTCCTGTGCGACGTCGCCACCCGGGCGAGCGACGCCGTCGTGCTGGTGGCCCGGGACGGCTCGGAGGTGCTTGGCTCCGTCACGCTCGCCACGGCGGGCGGCCGGTACGCCGACCTCGCCCGTCCCGGCGAGGTGGAGGTCCGCATGCTCGCGGTCGACCCGGCCGCCCAGGGGCGGGGCGCCGGCGAGGCGCTGCTGCGGGCGGCCATCCGGTGGGCCGCGGAGCACGGCCACGACGCGCTCGTGCTGTCGGTGGTCAGCACCGACGGGCCCGGGACCCCGCACCGCCTCTACGAGCGGCTCGGGTTCCGCCGCGACGTCGGCCGGGACTACGTCGGCGACTGGGAGTCCCACCCGCAGATGTGGTGCTACCGCCGCCCGGTGTGA
- the ligA gene encoding NAD-dependent DNA ligase LigA codes for MSASVVEPVPEDLPPAAASGEDLPDGAASPGGPPPAGTTEPAGADLRQRWQQIAADIDAAQFAYYVRDAPTISDAEYDALLRELTALEEAHPDLRVPESPTQRVGGTYSTDFATVQHRQPMQSLDDVFSVEELREWTARVHAAAGRTDVAMTCELKIDGLAVNLLYEDGRLVRAATRGDGRTGEDVTLNVRTIDAVPQRLAGDHHPASIEVRGEVFFPVAAFEELNASLVAAGKAPFANPRNSAAGSLRQKDPRVTAGRALDMLAHGVGAVDWGPGGPPAQWSRQSHLYDQLRAWGVPVSPHTRVVDTEAAVEEMIDHYAEHRHAVEHEIDGIVVKVDDFALQRQLGSTSRAPRWAVAYKYPPEEVNTRLLDIRVHVGRTGRVTPYGVMEPVLVAGSTVSMATLHNANEVRRKGVLIGDTVVLRKAGDVIPEIVAPVVDLRDGTERAFVMPDRCPSCGTPLAPAKEGDVDLRCPNARSCPAQLTERVAHIASRGALDIEALGGEAALALTDPEAGRDQVIAARAAAAGDDPADPAARAAAEAGLPGRQQPVLTTEAGLFELTAEDLAEVRVWREVKKDGAGTGRWEQRLFFWTTPAVRKDGTVKEPSRPTATTERMLAELDKAKSQPLWRVLVALSIRHVGPTAARALAAELGSLDAIQRADAEELAAVDGVGPVIAEALAEWFTVGWHQEILRRWAAAGVRMADERDASVPRTLEGLTVVVTGSLEGFSRDSAKEAIIARGGKASGSVSKKTDFVVVGANAGTKEARARELGRPILDEAGFVALLEGGPGAVAAEAAEMRGPGDAPE; via the coding sequence GTGAGCGCTTCGGTGGTCGAGCCCGTGCCCGAGGACCTGCCCCCCGCGGCGGCCTCCGGGGAGGACCTGCCCGACGGCGCGGCGTCCCCCGGCGGCCCGCCGCCGGCCGGCACCACCGAGCCCGCCGGGGCGGACCTGCGCCAGCGGTGGCAGCAGATCGCGGCCGACATCGACGCCGCCCAGTTCGCGTACTACGTCCGCGACGCCCCGACGATCTCCGACGCCGAGTACGACGCCCTGCTGCGCGAGCTCACCGCCCTGGAGGAGGCCCACCCGGACCTGCGGGTGCCGGAGTCGCCCACCCAGCGCGTCGGCGGCACCTACTCCACCGACTTCGCCACCGTCCAGCACCGCCAGCCGATGCAGAGCCTGGACGACGTCTTCTCGGTCGAGGAGCTGCGCGAGTGGACCGCCCGGGTGCACGCGGCCGCCGGCCGCACCGACGTCGCGATGACCTGCGAGCTGAAGATCGACGGGCTCGCCGTCAACCTGCTCTACGAGGACGGCCGGCTGGTCCGGGCCGCCACCCGCGGGGACGGGCGCACCGGCGAGGACGTCACGCTCAACGTGCGCACCATCGACGCGGTGCCCCAGCGGCTGGCCGGGGACCACCACCCGGCGAGCATCGAGGTCCGCGGCGAGGTCTTCTTCCCGGTGGCGGCGTTCGAGGAGCTCAACGCCTCCCTGGTCGCCGCGGGCAAGGCCCCGTTCGCCAACCCCCGCAACTCCGCCGCCGGGTCGCTGCGGCAGAAGGACCCGCGGGTGACCGCCGGCCGGGCGCTGGACATGCTCGCCCACGGGGTCGGCGCCGTCGACTGGGGACCCGGCGGGCCGCCGGCGCAGTGGTCCCGCCAGTCCCACCTCTACGACCAGCTCCGCGCCTGGGGCGTGCCCGTCTCCCCGCACACCCGGGTGGTGGACACCGAGGCGGCCGTGGAGGAGATGATCGACCACTACGCCGAGCACCGGCACGCCGTCGAGCACGAGATCGACGGCATCGTGGTCAAGGTCGACGACTTCGCCCTCCAGCGCCAGCTCGGCTCCACCTCCCGCGCCCCCCGCTGGGCGGTGGCGTACAAGTACCCGCCGGAGGAGGTCAACACCAGGCTGCTGGACATCCGGGTGCACGTCGGGCGCACCGGCCGGGTGACCCCCTACGGGGTGATGGAACCGGTGCTGGTGGCCGGCTCGACCGTGTCGATGGCGACCCTGCACAACGCCAACGAGGTGCGCCGCAAGGGCGTGCTCATCGGGGACACCGTGGTGCTGCGCAAGGCCGGGGACGTCATCCCGGAGATCGTGGCCCCGGTGGTGGACCTGCGGGACGGCACCGAGCGCGCCTTCGTCATGCCCGACCGGTGCCCGTCCTGCGGCACCCCGCTCGCCCCGGCCAAGGAGGGCGACGTCGACCTGCGCTGCCCCAACGCCCGCTCCTGCCCGGCCCAGCTCACCGAGCGGGTGGCGCACATCGCCTCCCGCGGCGCGCTGGACATCGAGGCCCTCGGCGGGGAGGCGGCGCTCGCGCTGACCGACCCCGAGGCCGGCCGGGACCAGGTGATCGCCGCCCGCGCCGCCGCGGCCGGGGACGACCCGGCCGACCCCGCCGCCCGGGCGGCCGCCGAGGCCGGGCTGCCCGGGCGCCAGCAGCCGGTGCTCACCACCGAGGCCGGGCTGTTCGAGCTGACCGCCGAGGACCTCGCCGAGGTCCGGGTGTGGCGGGAGGTCAAGAAGGACGGGGCCGGCACCGGCCGGTGGGAGCAGCGGCTGTTCTTCTGGACCACCCCGGCGGTGCGCAAGGACGGCACCGTCAAGGAGCCGTCCAGGCCCACCGCCACCACCGAGCGGATGCTCGCCGAGCTGGACAAGGCCAAGTCCCAGCCGCTGTGGCGGGTCCTCGTCGCGCTGTCCATCCGCCACGTCGGCCCGACGGCGGCCCGCGCCCTGGCCGCCGAGCTCGGCTCGCTGGACGCCATCCAGCGCGCCGACGCCGAGGAGCTCGCCGCCGTCGACGGCGTGGGGCCGGTGATCGCCGAGGCGCTGGCGGAGTGGTTCACCGTCGGCTGGCACCAGGAGATCCTGCGCCGCTGGGCGGCGGCCGGGGTGCGCATGGCCGACGAGCGCGACGCCTCGGTCCCGCGCACGCTGGAGGGCCTGACCGTCGTCGTCACCGGCTCGCTGGAGGGCTTCAGCCGCGACTCCGCCAAGGAGGCGATCATCGCCCGGGGCGGGAAGGCGTCGGGGTCGGTGTCGAAGAAGACCGACTTCGTGGTGGTCGGCGCGAACGCCGGCACCAAGGAGGCGCGCGCCCGTGAGCTGGGCCGCCCGATCCTGGACGAGGCCGGGTTCGTCGCGCTCCTCGAGGGCGGACCGGGGGCGGTGGCGGCGGAGGCGGCGGAGATGCGCGGCCCCGGAGACGCTCCGGAGTAG